CATAAATGAGagataaaaaaatataataattcCTGAATTTTATATAATGCAGGCTGGTTTTACTCTGAGTCCAAGTCTCTTGGGAAATTTTGAATGGGTATTTTCCTTGTTTTATAGTCAATATGGAATCCTAGCCGTTGAAACCTTTGCAAACTTAGGAATAATGTACTATGTGTTCCTAAGTGGTTTAGAAATGAATTCAGACACCATCTTAAGATCAAGGAAGAAAGGTACAAGCATAGCAATTGCCGGCATTGTGACGCCAATGTTATTTGGTGTTGGATTTCTAGCTCTACAACAAAAACTTATAGATAAAAATGATGTTTTCGCACAAACACCAAAAGAAAATCAAGGCGAAGCATATTTATTCTGGTGTTTAGCACTTTCTGTAACAGGTTTCCCTGTCCTTGCAAGAATCTTAGCTAATCTTAAACTTTTATATACAAAGCTTGGAAAAGATGCATTGACAGCAGCTATGTTAACCGATGCATATGGTTGGGTTATGTTTACCTTGTTGATTCCTTATTCGACTAGAGGTGGAAAGCCTTATCTCTCAGTAATCTCTACTTTGATGTTCATAGTTTTTTGCTTTGCTGTGGTGAGACCTATCCTTACTCCAATCATTGAACACAGAACAAGTATGAACACGTGGCGAAAATCACACCTGTTGGACGTGTTGACGGGAGTGTGTATTTGTTCGTACATTACGGATTCTCTCGGTACACATCCTATTGTTGGAGCTTTTGTGTTTGGATTAATTTTGCCTCATGGAAAGTTTGCTGATGTGGTTTTGGAATTGTCGGCCGATTTTGTTTCTGAGATTCTGTGTCCTGTTTACTTTGCTGGATTTGGTTTTAGACTCAACTTGCCTTTCCTTTTGAAGCAAAAGAATGCGGGTTTAATGTTTTTGGTTATGCTTTTGTTATGCATACCTAAAGTTTTGAGCTCTGTGATTGTCACTTTCTTCTTCGGTATGCCTGCCCGAGATGGAGTTGCCATTGGATTGCTTCTCAACACCAAGGGTATCATGGCTGTCATACTACTGAATATTGCTTGGGACAAAAGGGTAATTTTAAACTACCATTTTTCTATTATTGCATGATTTAAATCAAACAGCCTTTTAACCAActtacttttttttcttttttctttacAGATTTTGGATCCATATACTTTCATGGTTATGATGCTTGCTATTATAGTAATGACTGTAATGGTTTCTCCCTTGATCAATGCAATATACAAACCAAAATTCCGATTCATGCAATCGCAATTAAGGACCGTGCAAAAACTGAGGTTCGATGTGGAGCTTCGAATCGTCGCTTGTGTCCACAATGCTAAACATGCCAATAACATGATCCATGTCATTGAAGCCACAAATGCTACTAGACTTTCACCTATACATGTATCAGTAGCTCACTTAGTTCAACTCACTAGACATGGCACAGCTATTCTTGTTTCACAAATGGATAATTCAAACAGCACGATTGGTGGCGCAGAAGCAACCAACTATGGATCACAATTAGAGTTTGAGAGCATAACTAATGCATTTGAAAAACTCGTAGAACAATACAATGCGATTAGGTTTGACATATCAAGTGTTGTCTCGTCCTACACAACTATCCATGAGGACATTTACAATGTTGCCGAAGAGAAACGCGCCAGCCTAATTCTCCTTCCCTTTCACAAAGACTACTCAACAATAGAAGATGCTCCAGAAATAATCCACAATGAACATTGTGAGATAAACAAAAATGTTCTACAAAAAGCACCTTGTTCGGTAGGGATCTTTGTGGATCGCGGTTTAGGATCGTTGTTAGAAATAAAATTACGCATTATAATGATTTTCATCGGTGGACCTGACGACCGTGAAGCCTTGTCTATTGCATGGAGAATGGCGGGGCATCCAGGAACACAATTACATGTTGTGAGGATCAATCTGTTAGGTAAGGCTGCAGAAGAAACAAAACTAAAAATGGAAAAAAGCAAGTCTCGTCATGGAATGTTGTCGACGGTTATAGACAATGTGATGCAAAAAGAGTTGGATGAAGAGTGTATAATTTCCTTTAGGCACAAAGCAGTGAACAATAACGATTCAATTCTTTACTCAGAGAAGGAAGTCCATTCGAATACGGGCGAAGAGATTCCAACGCTTCTTAACGATATTGATAAACCTGGATATGATTTGTACATTGTTGGACAAGGAAGCGGTAAGAACTCGGTGATTTTTTCGAGGTTGTTGGAATGGTGCGACCATCCTGAACTTGGTGTTATAGGTGACATATTGGCTTCAACTAGCTTTGGTACGCAATCTTCTGTGCTTATTGTGCAACAATATTTGGTTGGAAGAAAACGCGTTATGAGAAAATGTCATGAAGTGAAAACTGGTACTGAAAATTTGTAAAAGATCGATCGACGATACAAAGTTTTGGATTAATTAATATTTTGTATAGTTAGAAtgatttgttttcatttttttataaattaagTGGTTATAGTTCATCAGGTAAAGCCATTTATTTGTTATACcatatttcaattttttttaatagtTAAATCATGTTATGGTCTCCTAGTACCTGCATTACatgttttaattttttaaatgataattcatttaatataatatattaaaatagAATAGTATGGTTTTGAGCCGTACATTTAGAGCTGTTAAAATGACTAGCTCATAAGGATCACTCTGTCTGGCTCGAAAAATCATAGAGTTAAAGCTTTAAAATTAGAGCTTGTATTTTTTTGAAGCATTTAATTCGACACTCCCTCACTTAGACCTGACACCCTCCATCACGTATGAAAAGACGACATTGCCCTTGtaaaatcattttcaaaattttcacaatTTATAGTGCAAGAGTGTGAATTATATATTTTACTTAAATTAgatatttaatatattttattaaaatatatatatatatatatatatatatatatatatatatatatatatatatatatatttattaatatGTAATTTTAAATTTAGAGTAataacaaaaaaattaaatatttattattttcaTTATTGAATTTAATTTGTGAACAACTTTAAATATATTAGTGGTTCtccaaaaaagaaaaaaaattaattgtAGTTTATTGTAAATATTTTATCAAGATTCAGTTTATTTATTAGTATCATAAATAAACATTTTTTTTGATAGACTAGATTAATTTTTTATGATTcaaatgaattttattttaatactTTAATTAATGGCCTTCATATAGTATAATATATGCTACATGGtgatgcattatttttaataaatattgaTTATAGTCATCTAATATCTACGTTTATTATTTGTAATTTACCAACAATATGAAGAATATTATTTTGATTATAAAAAGAATAAATATAATTATTTGTAAATATGAATAaaattttgtacaaaatgatCTTTTTTATATTGATTATTTCCTAtgttatatttaaaaaaaattgatatgaatatttataaaataataatattaataataataataatataagtAAACCATGTATATTGATTATAAATTGCAAATTATAATGTAATTGGAATCCAATGAACCGTTAATTatcataaaaataattattaaacGTGTAAAATATGGTTGTCATAATATTAAATGAATATTAACTCTTAATtatgataaaattaaattagTCAATTACTTAATATATGTAAGTAAACAACCATATCAATCCGTTTTAAACGGTATGAGTTGTGAGTGATAATAAATCTTAAACCattataaaattttattattatattcaCCAAAATGTGTAACTCAGGTCCATCAATTCATCAATTTTCTTTCATGATTTAAAAAATAGTCTCTTATATTTATTGTCCTTATTTCATGAGTTTTTTTTAAATGATATAAATGTTTATAATAATGTTAATATCCATCTTTATTAaattatttacaaaaataaaatattttgtttgtGTAACATTTTATTATGTGctattaatatttaaaataaaattttatatgTATTAATTTTGTTAATATTTAGAAATAAAGTAATATATTTATtattcatatgcatcattcagTTAAGAATAATAACGTGAATTATATTTTTTTTAGTTATTTATGATAttcattatttaatttttaaaatgacattatattcattatttatacttttttgataaataataatattaatgGTTAAATGAAAATGTAGAGAAATTGTTTTATTATAATTTgattaaatttttattaaatttttattGTTAATAAATATTTCAATTTAGTTCACATATGAATGTTATAATTTTATATTGTCATTAGGAAATAAATAGTTGTAAATTTGATgtgaataaaaattaaaaattaaattaaattacaGATGATTAGTCAAAAGTAAAATGTAATAGACGTCAATTAGTTTTTCAATTTTTAGTTGTAATggtaataataaaaaatttaaatattttttatattcaTTACTGCATTTAATTGGGAACAACTTTAcatataattttttataaatattcTATCAGCATTCAGTTTTTTTAATGATGACATTAAATTTTATGACATTAATGTTTTGAATAACTTTTTACAGTGATTTATGACGTTTTGTCTTTAAAATAGTTTCCCTTCTTCTATTATTAGTGtcaaataaaatttatttttttaaaagactaaaattaactttttttattatagattaaaatttaaattttgttgatTTAAATTAAATTGTGATAGATCAATTTAATAACTATTAATTATGAATAATTTCGAGACTAATATTTGTTTTTATTGAATATTTATCTTAGTAACTTTTTTATACCGTGTAATTCTATTAATGTTAGAGACAGTGATTAATATATATAATACATTGTACATATTTCCTATGCCTCTAATTGTAAAGGTGTAAAATTTAATTCTCATAATAATATAAAATGTTCAGTTTTTGTTgaatataatataatatatatgtttactatttataatttagttcttataataatataaaattttATATCTATGTTTATTATTTctaatttaaataaaattaattatattattaaaaataataaatataattaactattaacatgaataaaataatatataaaaatgaccgcttttatttattttcatattGATTGTATCCTATgttatattaaaaaaattatatgaatattcataataatattaatatataaGTAAATGTTGTACTTTGGTAATTTTTTGTTATGCTCCTTTGTAATGCTATTAATATTTGAGATAAAAATCTTAtatgtatatttttttaaaattgagTAAAGTaaaaatagtatatttattatttgtaCAAAAATAATATTGACCAAAAAATGTATAAAACTATATTTTCCTATAATATTTATAAtacaaattaaataaattatgATTCATCATACCAACTAAAAACAATGAGTCAATGACTTTAAAAATACTTAAAAGCGAGTTCTTATTTTAGTTAATAAATTATGATTCAATATTCATTATAATGTGGTATTGGAGAATTAGGGAAAGTGAAAAAGGGGTTTGGGTAGAAAAAGAGTCAAAGAATGGGTGTTGAAAGATAATGGTGTTTTGATTAGTGGTTTAGTAAAAGGTATTCACATAAGCTAATAGGATGATGTGGACTATTTTTTAGGAAGTCAGTGTTAAGTGTTGCAAAATTATTTGAAGCAttaaatttaatatatataaatagataGAGAAAGAGTCAAAGAATGGGTGTTGGAAGATAATGGTGTTTTGATTAGTGGTTTAGTAGAAGGTATACACATAAGCTAATAGGATGATGTGGACTATTTTTTAGGAATTCAGTGTTAACTGTCGCAAAATTATTTGAAGCATTagatttaatatatataaatagatTAGTGAAACTAAAATACTTATACAAACGATCAAAGTCATTCCATCCCCTACGGTCCAAAGATTTAAATCTTGTTAATATTCAGAACTATTCATGAACATCACAGCAAATATGATTAAAATGTTAGTAGCTCCCACGTAAATAAGTAGCTATGGCACAGCTACAACATGCGAGTTTGCTAAAATATATAAACCAGAACCAGTCCCAACAAAAAGCAGAAAAAATGGGGTTGGTATGTAATACTACTCCTAAACTTTCTAATATAAGACCTGATCCCACAAAGACTATAAGGAAATCATGCAGCGGTTTAGACAGATCCATTATATGTAATAAAAAAAGACAAAGAAATAGAAATATCATGACCTTATTGATATGACcaagatttttttttatatacttcaattttttttttgcattgAAAAACCTAAGTAGTTTAAATTGTTGTCCAATAATACTTGGTTAGCTCGTAGAATCTGTACTATCAATTTCAGTGATCTCTTTTAGTGATCTAGCTTGCTAGAAGGATCAATTTCAATGTGATAGATATAGCAAGGTGTATAGGAGGACACATAGGAAGAGAGAGTTGGGGAATAATTCCACTCCCACTCAAAATTAATTATGTTAGCAGCACATGGGAGAGGTGGCAGAAGAGAGAGAATCAGGGAATGTTCCCTTGTCAGTATGCATGATTTAAGTCTCAATTCCCTAGGAGAGATAAGGATGGGAGGAAGAAGTACAAGGTGATGAAAAATTAAAGGCTATAGTGCAGGTCCTGCTAGCAGATCCTAGTAGCCAAACTGGTTTTCAGCTCAAAGGTGGTAGGTTGTATCATGAAGGCAGAATAGTGGTTCCAAAGCAATCACCCAGATTTGCTTGGATCTTACATGAGTTCCATGATACTGTTGTGGAAGGGAACTCAGGATACCTAAGGACTTACAAAAAAAATTCTAGTGTGGTGTATTGGGAGGGTATGAGAAAGAGGATATAAGAGTATGTGCAGGCTTGTGAAGTGTGTCAAAGGAATAAGTATCAAACCTTGAGCCATGGAGGATTGCTACAACATTTGCGTATACCAACACAGACATGGAGTAACATTTCTATGGACTTCATGTGTGAGGGTTGCCTAAGGTGTATGGAGTGGATATTGTGATGATAGTGGTGGATAGATTGACAAAATATGCTCATTTCCTTCATATGAGCCATCCTTATACTGCTAAGAACATTACTGACTTATTCATAAAATAAGTGGTCAGGCTACATGGTTTCCCTATCTCCATAGTCTCTGATAGAGATAAGGTTTTTTTAAAGTAATTTCTGGTCTTAATTGTTTAAACAGGCAGGTAATGGATTGAAGTACAATAGTGCTTACCGTCCTCAGTCAGATGGGAAAATTGAGGTGGCAATAGGTGTTTAGAGACTTATTTGAGATGTGCGACTGAGCTTAAACCAAAATAGTGGCCAAAATGGTTGGCTTGGGCAGTTTAGTACAATACCAATTACCATGCATCCTTGAATGCCACTCCTTTTGAAGTCTTATATGGAAGAACCCCACCAATGTTAGTAAGAGGGGATACTCCATTTTCGGTAGTAGATGAAGTCAACAAGTTGACTGCTGAGAGGAATGTTATGCTCAGAGAGTTGCAGGAGTAGTTGCTGAAGGCACAAGATTTGATTATAAAAAGaataaatataattatttataaatatgaataaaattttgtacaaaatgatttttttatatTGATTGTTTCCCATGTTATATTTAAAAAAGTTGATATGAATattaataataatagtaatagtAATAATAAGAATATATAAGTAAACCATGTATATTGATTATAAATTGCAAATTATAATGCAATTGGAATCCAATGAACGGttaattataataaaattaattattaaacaTGTAAAACATGCttgtaataataataaatgaatATTAATTCTTAATtatgataaaattaaattagTCAATTACTTAATATGTAAGTAAACAACCATATCAATCCGTTTTAAATGGTATAAGTTGTGAGTGATAATAAATCTTAGACCATTATAAAGTTTTATTATTATATTCACCAAAATGTGTAACTCAGGTCCATTAATTCATCCGTTTTCTTTAATGATTTAAAAAATAGTCTATTATATTTATTGTCATTATTTCATGAGTTTTTCTTAAATGATATAAATGTTTATAATAATGTTAATATCCATCtttattaaattatttataaaaGTAAAATATTTTGTTTGCGTAACATTTTATTATGTGCTATTAACATTTAGGTACAATATATTAAGTAAAATAGAAATAGAAAAGGGGAAAACAGAATTCTAGGAGGGATAATTTATCTTTTCCTAGAGTGATTCTTTATTGTTTATGTCAAAATAGATACGTAGTGAAGGAATGACCAAATAAAAAAGAGTGGGAATTGAATTCACCAAATACAAGTTTcttaattaactttaaaaaaaaGAATTGAATCATGAGTCTATATTAGAAATATATTTCTATTAAGATTATATTTTCATTCACATCCTAAAAAAGGAAATGGAATTTTTTGAAACATAGAATAAAGTTATGTATTGACTCACTTTCAAAAATATTCTGATTATTAAAAACTCAACGGGACCCACTCGAATTCATCAAAGAAAGAGTGGATCACTGTAGAGTTCTTATGCTTTCATTTTGAAAAAGAAATTCATCTCATTATTAGAGGGATGATCCCAATCCGGAATATGAACCTTAAAAGAAAATACCAGTTAAACCAATCACAATAATAGCGGTTATAGTACCTACTATCCAAAGAGGAATTCTTCCAGTAGTATTGGCCATTTATCCTACTTTCCTCCATATTTGATCAAGTAGTTATTCATACTAGAGACCTAAACAATCATATATATAATTATGAAATGATATCCTTCCGAATAGGATAAGAGAATTctagtatatatatatatatatatatatatatatatatatatatatatatatattctcaTTTCTTATATTATTGATGAATTAATTGAAGAAATAAATTGAGAATAAAAAAGAAAGTACAAAAATGAGTAATAAACCCCAGTAGAGACTGATACGATTGAATTCAACATTTTGTT
The Lathyrus oleraceus cultivar Zhongwan6 unplaced genomic scaffold, CAAS_Psat_ZW6_1.0 chrUn0482, whole genome shotgun sequence DNA segment above includes these coding regions:
- the LOC127114272 gene encoding cation/H(+) antiporter 15: MEMANYACYNVSFSPSNNIWMADDIMIKHVPLLCLQIAYDILVSRLFYFVLKPLHVPLIIAQVLAGFTLSPSLLGNFEWVFSLFYSQYGILAVETFANLGIMYYVFLSGLEMNSDTILRSRKKGTSIAIAGIVTPMLFGVGFLALQQKLIDKNDVFAQTPKENQGEAYLFWCLALSVTGFPVLARILANLKLLYTKLGKDALTAAMLTDAYGWVMFTLLIPYSTRGGKPYLSVISTLMFIVFCFAVVRPILTPIIEHRTSMNTWRKSHLLDVLTGVCICSYITDSLGTHPIVGAFVFGLILPHGKFADVVLELSADFVSEILCPVYFAGFGFRLNLPFLLKQKNAGLMFLVMLLLCIPKVLSSVIVTFFFGMPARDGVAIGLLLNTKGIMAVILLNIAWDKRILDPYTFMVMMLAIIVMTVMVSPLINAIYKPKFRFMQSQLRTVQKLRFDVELRIVACVHNAKHANNMIHVIEATNATRLSPIHVSVAHLVQLTRHGTAILVSQMDNSNSTIGGAEATNYGSQLEFESITNAFEKLVEQYNAIRFDISSVVSSYTTIHEDIYNVAEEKRASLILLPFHKDYSTIEDAPEIIHNEHCEINKNVLQKAPCSVGIFVDRGLGSLLEIKLRIIMIFIGGPDDREALSIAWRMAGHPGTQLHVVRINLLGKAAEETKLKMEKSKSRHGMLSTVIDNVMQKELDEECIISFRHKAVNNNDSILYSEKEVHSNTGEEIPTLLNDIDKPGYDLYIVGQGSGKNSVIFSRLLEWCDHPELGVIGDILASTSFGTQSSVLIVQQYLVGRKRVMRKCHEVKTGTENL